The proteins below are encoded in one region of Triticum aestivum cultivar Chinese Spring chromosome 1B, IWGSC CS RefSeq v2.1, whole genome shotgun sequence:
- the LOC123091199 gene encoding uncharacterized protein, which yields MPRRSPLTSLSPSSLIPHLPSAAVTDHHASSRPPALLRPQLVSTSIASFVSVDWSRPFEPGDAIVRRSSRSCLLHHRQSSSTSLCHNHRPPLAPLLRPRRPPPSTTSSTPTNTSRGAHLRPLRLHLPPSTAADLLRSRRLLHLRRALQLLNLPPSLRVLLDGGSLEPDATADGCCYVKTADGQE from the exons ATGCCCCGGCGCTCTCCACTCACCTcgctctctccctcctcactgatTCCCCATCTCCCGAGCGCGGCCGTCACCGACCACCATGCTTCGTCGCGGCCACCGGCGTTACTGCGCCCGCAGCTCGTGTCCACGAGCATAGCCTCGTTCGTCTCCGTCGACTGGAGCCGTCCATTTGAGCCGGGCGATGCCATTGTGCGCAGATCGAGCCGGTCTTGTCTTCTGCATCACCGGCAATCCTCGTCGACCTCGCTCTGCCACAACCACCGGCCACCTCTCGCCCCGCTGTTGCGTCCGCGAAGACCGCCGCCGTCCACTACATCCTCTACGCCAACAAACACGAGCCGGGGAGCACATCTGCGACCACTACGACTCCATCTTCCTCCTTCGACCGCCGCCGATCTCCTCCGATCCCGGCGTCTTCTTCATCTGCGACGAGCTCTGCAGCTCCTAAACCTCCCGCCGAGCCTCCGTGTGCTCCTAG atggtggatccctggagccagatgccaccgccgatggatgctgctacgtgaagaccgccgacggccaggagtag